The proteins below come from a single Clupea harengus chromosome 21, Ch_v2.0.2, whole genome shotgun sequence genomic window:
- the LOC116218217 gene encoding uncharacterized protein LOC116218217, translating into MDIALILRAFLLSAMLCRVYSFPAKGYYGHQPLLQPGQMETGWPTSSSTDVQHSGPPPPQTPGLYTQSSQGVSPMTSAEVKGSMPQTSSGYEEFEAAPPVFDPHFNYWQQPSYKAGTLIQRGATYEHGNEESESHDSGYLQPPPPLRAFSEGRVPDSNEPLESQFYSPAHVQGANGVPEPSSYVSPPEELYDDRFFHMFITGQLPPGTVTHFSSTDEHGSNAWTDISFERIPPPPYRKTHTKVPQAFSQPPQKPWKFTW; encoded by the exons ATGGATATTGCCTTGATATTGAG GGCTTTTCTTCTGTCTGCCATGCTGTGTCGTGTCTATAGCTTTCCAGCTAAAG GATATTATGGCCATCAACCCCTACTGCAGCCTGGTCAAATGGAGACTGGTTGGCCAACTTCAAGCTCCACTGATGTTCAGCACTCAGGTCCACCTCCACCTCAGACCCCTGGGCTCTATACACAGTCCAGCCAAGGTGTGTCTCCGATGACCTCTGCTGAAGTCAAGGGCTCCATGCCTCAAACTAGTTCTGGATATGAAGAGTTTGAGGCTGCCCCTCCTGTGTTTGATCCACATTTCAACTACTGGCAGCAGCCCTCCTACAAAGCTGGGACACTCATTCAGAGGGGTGCTACTTATGAACATGGCAATGAAGAATCTGAGTCCCATGATTCTGGATACCTGCAGCCTCCCCCGCCACTCCGAGCCTTCTCTGAGGGCCGTGTCCCAGATTCTAATGAACCACTTGAAAGCCAGTTTTATTCCCCTGCACATGTTCAAGGAGCAAACGGTGTCCCAGAGCCCAGTAGTTATGTCAGTCCACCCGAGGAGTTATATGATGACCGGTTCTTTCACATGTTCATCACTGGCCAACTTCCACCTGGTACAGTAACTCACTTCAGTTCCACCGACGAGCATGGCAGCAATGCTTGGACCGACATTAGCTTTGAGAGGATTCCTCCACCCCCTTACAGGAAGACCCACACTAAGGTTCCTCAAGCTTTTTCACAGCCCCCTCAGAAACCCTGGAAGTTTACCTGGTGA